A genome region from Cucumis sativus cultivar 9930 chromosome 4, Cucumber_9930_V3, whole genome shotgun sequence includes the following:
- the LOC101217724 gene encoding COBRA-like protein 4: MRVFISAVFLFVFFSLGAAYDPLDPNGNITIKWDIMSWTPDGYVAVVTLNNFQMYRHIMSPGWTMGWTWAKKEVIWSMVGSQTTEQGDCSKFKGNIPHSCKKNPTVVDLMPGVPYNQQFTNCCKGGVVAAWGQDPQAAVSAFQLSIGQAGTSNKTVKLPKNFTLLGPGPGYTCGPAKVVPSTTFLTPDRRRKTQALMTWNVTCTYSQFLARKNPNCCVSFSSFYNDTITSCPSCACGCQNKSNCVQNDSKILKLVGINTPRKDNAPLLHCTHHMCPVRVHWHVKQNYKEYWRVKIAITNFNYRMNYSLWSLVVQHPNLNNVTQVFSFDYKPLVPYESINDTGMFYGMKFYNDLLMEAGPFGNVQSEVLLRKDQNTFTFKQGWAFPRKVYFNGDECMLPPPDTYPFLPNAAQQRPVGLSSSITLLLLLMLLAMC, from the exons ATGAGGGTGTTCATTTCAGCTGTCTtcctttttgtctttttttctcttggag CTGCCTATGATCCGTTGGATCCAAATGGGAACATTACGATCAAATGGGATATCATGTCTTGGACACCCGATGGCTATGTG GCAGTAGTCACATTGAACAACTTCCAAATGTACCGCCATATAATGAGCCCCGGGTGGACGATGGGGTGGACTTGGGCGAAAAAGGAAGTGATATGGTCGATGGTGGGGTCGCAGACAACGGAGCAAGGTGACTGCTCCAAGTTCAAAGGAAACATTCCTCACTCCTGCAAGAAAAACCCCACTGTTGTAGATTTGATGCCTGGTGTTCCTTACAACCAACAGTTTACAAACTGCTGCAAAGGTGGGGTTGTGGCAGCTTGGGGACAAGACCCTCAAGCTGCTGTTTCAGCCTTTCAGCTTAGTATTGGCCAAGCAGGTACTTCAAACAAGACTGTCAAGCTTCCCAAGAACTTCACTTTGCTCGGTCCTGGCCCCGGATACACTTGTGGCCCTGCAAAAGTTGTGCCTTCCACCACTTTCCTCACACCCGACCGTCGCCGCAAAACTCAAGCTTTGA TGACTTGGAATGTGACTTGCACTTACTCTCAGTTTCTAGCAAGAAAGAATCCTAATTGTTGTGTTTCTTTCTCATCTTTCTACAACGATACAATTACATCTTGTCCGTCTTGTGCCTGTGGTTGCCAAAACAAGAGCAATTGTGTACA GAATGATTCTAAGATTCTTAAGCTGGTTGGAATCAATACACCAAGGAAAGACAATGCCCCTTTGCTGCATTGCACACATCACATGTGCCCTGTTCGAGTTCACTGGCACGTAAAGCAAAATTACAAGGAATATTGGCGGGTGAAGATTGCTATCACAAACTTCAACTACCGAATGAACTATTCACTTTGGTCTCTCGTTGTCCAGCACCCAAATCTGAACAATGTAACACAAGTTTTCAGCTTTGACTATAAACCCCTTGTTCCCTATGAATCGATCA ATGATACAGGAATGTTTTATGGGATGAAGTTCTATAACGACCTTCTTATGGAAGCGGGGCCATTTGGTAACGTACAATCAGAAGTGTTGCTGCGAAAAGACCAGAATACGTTCACTTTCAAGCAGGGATGGGCATTTCCTCGAAAAGTTTACTTCAATGGCGACGAGTGCATGCTTCCGCCACCCGACACATACCCTTTCCTGCCAAACGCTGCCCAACAAAGGCCAGTTGGCCTCTCATCTTCAATTACTTTGCTGCTGCTCTTGATGCTGCTAGCTATGTGCTGA
- the LOC101207224 gene encoding COBRA-like protein 1 translates to MIMALPISRLHSLFPLLALFLAFSTFLASTEAYDPLDPNGNITIKWDIMSWTADGYVAVVTLYNFQQYRHIQTPGWSLQWKWAKKEVIWNMLGGQATEQGDCSRFKGNIPHCCKKDPTVVDLLPGTPYNQQIANCCKGGVLNSWVQDPATAVSSFQLTVGSAGTSNKTVRLPKNFTLKAPGPGYTCGPAKIVKPSKFKSPDKRRVTQALMTWNVTCTYSQFLAQKTPTCCVSLSSFYNDTIVSCPKCSCGCQSNLNAPQNCVEPNSPYLASVVNSASSSKNNLTPLVQCTGHMCPIRVHWHVKINYKEYWRVKITITNFNYVMNYTNWNLVVQHPNFDNLTQIFSFNYQSINPYGTINDTAILWGVKFYNDLLMQAGPLGNVQTELLFRKDQSDFTFDKGWAFPRRIYFNGDNCVMPPPEAYPFLPNKGSKQGVSVFTMLLLISLTLLSFHHSFA, encoded by the exons ATGATTATGGCTCTACCCATTTCCAGATTACACTCTCTCTTTCCCCTTCTCGCCCTTTTTCTTGCCTTCTCTACCTTTCTTGCTTCAACag aagCGTATGATCCACTTGATCCAAATGGAAACATAACTATCAAATGGGATATTATGAGCTGGACTGCTGATGGATATGTT GCTGTAGTTACTCTGTATAATTTCCAACAATATCGTCATATTCAAACACCGGGATGGTCTCTTCAATGGAAATGGGCAAAGAAAGAGGTCATATGGAACATGCTGGGAGGCCAAGCAACTGAGCAAGGTGATTGTTCTAGATTTAAGGGGAACATCCCCCATTGCTGCAAGAAGGATCCAACGGTTGTTGATCTATTGCCCGGAACACCTTATAACCAACAGATTGCAAATTGCTGTAAAGGCGGAGTTCTTAACTCCTGGGTGCAAGATCCAGCTACTGCAGTAAGCTCATTTCAGCTCACCGTTGGTTCAGCCGGAACCTCAAATAAAACCGTTCGACTGCCAAAGAACTTCACTTTAAAAGCACCTGGACCTGGTTATACCTGTGGACCAGCCAAAATTGTTAAACCGAGCAAATTCAAATCCCCAGACAAGCGGAGAGTTACACAGGCCTTGA TGACATGGAATGTTACATGCACATATTCACAATTTCTGGCCCAAAAGACTCCTACTTGCTGTGTTTCGCTGTCATCATTTTACAACGACACAATTGTTTCTTGCCCGAAATGCTCCTGTGGCTGCCAAAGCAACTTGAACGCACCCCAAAATTGTGTGGA GCCAAATTCTCCATATTTAGCTTCTGTTGTTAACAGTGCTAGTTCTAGCAAGAACAATTTGACACCTTTGGTTCAGTGTACTGGCCACATGTGCCCGATTCGAGTTCACTGGCACGTGAAGATTAACTATAAGGAGTATTGGCGTGTGAAGATCACAATTACAAACTTCAATTACGTGATGAACTATACAAATTGGAACTTAGTTGTCCAACATCCCAACTTCGACAATCTGACACAGATTTTCAGCTTCAACTACCAGTCAATCAATCCATATGGAACAATAA ATGATACTGCAATCCTGTGGGGAGTCAAGTTCTACAACGATTTGCTCATGCAAGCAGGTCCTCTTGGGAATGTACAGACAGAGCTTCTTTTCCGGAAGGACCAATCGGATTTCACATTTGATAAAGGTTGGGCTTTCCCTCGGAGGATCTATTTTAATGGGGACAATTGTGTTATGCCACCTCCAGAAGCCTACCCCTTCTTACCGAACAAGGGTTCTAAGCAAGGTGTCTCAGTGTTTACTATGCTTTTGCTGATTTCCTTGACTCTCTTGTCCTTTCACCATTCGTTTGCATAA